A genome region from Tolypothrix sp. PCC 7712 includes the following:
- a CDS encoding TatD family hydrolase gives MQLIDTHVHINFDVFQQDLAAVRSRWQEAGVVHLIHSCVEPSEFPSIQAIAHEFPELSFAVGLHPLDAKQWTDQTADEISKLAQSDAKVVAMGEMGLDLRKADNYEQQRMVFEAQLAIATELNLPIIIHCRDAAAQVREVLQKWREQKGEKLRGVMHCWGGTPEEAQWFIDLGFYISFSGTVTFKNAKQIQATAAMVPSDRLLIETDCPFLAPVPKRGTGRNEPAYVRYVAESIAQLRGKTVEEIANQTTQNACELFGLVL, from the coding sequence ATGCAGCTAATTGACACCCACGTTCACATTAACTTTGACGTTTTTCAACAAGATTTAGCAGCAGTGCGATCGCGATGGCAAGAAGCAGGTGTAGTGCATTTAATACATTCCTGCGTCGAACCATCAGAATTTCCCAGTATCCAAGCCATAGCACATGAGTTTCCCGAACTCAGCTTTGCCGTAGGTTTACATCCCTTAGATGCTAAACAATGGACTGATCAGACAGCCGATGAAATCTCAAAGTTGGCGCAATCTGACGCGAAAGTAGTAGCAATGGGGGAAATGGGGCTGGATTTGCGTAAAGCAGATAACTATGAGCAACAGCGCATGGTATTTGAAGCGCAATTAGCGATCGCCACTGAACTTAATTTACCGATAATTATCCACTGTCGTGATGCTGCGGCACAGGTAAGAGAAGTGTTGCAAAAATGGCGAGAACAAAAAGGAGAAAAATTACGGGGTGTAATGCATTGTTGGGGTGGAACACCTGAAGAAGCTCAATGGTTTATTGACTTAGGGTTTTACATTAGCTTTAGCGGGACAGTTACCTTCAAAAACGCCAAGCAGATCCAAGCTACCGCCGCAATGGTACCGAGCGATCGCTTGCTCATTGAAACAGACTGTCCTTTTCTCGCTCCCGTCCCCAAACGAGGTACAGGTAGGAATGAACCTGCTTACGTCCGTTATGTAGCAGAGAGCATAGCCCAACTGCGTGGGAAAACAGTAGAAGAGATAGCTAATCAAACTACCCAAAATGCTTGTGAATTATTTGGTCTGGTACTATAG
- the rpoB gene encoding DNA-directed RNA polymerase subunit beta, whose amino-acid sequence MTNETYIEPAFLLPDLIEIQRSSFRWFLEEGLIEELNSFSPITDYTGKLELHFLGQNYKLKEPKYSVEEAKRRDSTYAVQMYVPTRLLNKETGDIKEQEVFIGDLPLMTDRGTFIINGAERVIVNQIVRSPGVYYKSEIDKNGRRTYSASLIPNRGAWLKFETDRNDLVWVRIDKTRKLSAQVLLKALGLSDNEIFDALRHPEYFQKTIEKEGQFSEEEALMELYRKLRPGEPPTVLGGQQLLDSRFFDPKRYDLGRVGRYKLNKKLRLSVPDTMRVLTPGDILAAVDYLINLEYDIGSIDDIDHLGNRRVRSVGELLQNQVRVGLNRLERIIRERMTVSDAEVLTPASLVNPKPLVAAIKEFFGSSQLSQFMDQTNPLAELTHKRRLSALGPGGLTRERAGFAVRDIHPSHYGRICPIETPEGPNAGLIGSLATHARVNQYGFLETPFRPVENGRVRFDLQPAYMTADEEDDLRVAPGDIPVDENGMIIGPQVPVRYRQEFSTTTPEQVDYVAVSPVQIVSVATSMIPFLEHDDANRALMGSNMQRQAVPLLKPERPLVGTGLEAQGARDSGMVIVSRTDGDVVYVDATTIRVRVKNSNSEIKYTLSKYQRSNQDTCLNQKPLVRIGERVVAGQVLADGSSTEGGELALGQNIVVAYMPWEGYNYEDAILISERLVQDDVYTSIHIEKYEIEARQTKLGPEEITREIPNVGEDALRQLDEQGIIRIGAWVEAGDILVGKVTPKGESDQPPEEKLLRAIFGEKARDVRDNSLRVPNGEKGRVVDVRLFTREQGDELPPGANMVVRVYVAQKRKIQVGDKMAGRHGNKGIISRILPLEDMPYLPDGSPVDIVLNPLGVPSRMNVGQVFECLLGWAGQNLGVRFKITPFDEMYGEESSRRIVHGKLQEARDETGRNWVYNPDDPGKIMVFDGRTGEPFDRPVTVGVAYMLKLVHLVDDKIHARSTGPYSLVTQQPLGGKAQQGGQRFGEMEVWALEAFGAAYTLQELLTVKSDDMQGRNEALNAIVKGKAIPRPGTPESFKVLMRELQSLGLDIAVHKVETQADGSSLDVEVDLMADQSARRTPPRPTYESLSRESLEDDE is encoded by the coding sequence ATGACAAACGAAACATATATTGAACCCGCCTTTCTGTTGCCCGACTTGATTGAAATCCAGCGTTCCAGCTTCCGTTGGTTTTTAGAAGAAGGGCTAATAGAAGAACTAAACTCCTTTAGTCCGATTACAGATTACACTGGCAAACTAGAACTGCACTTTTTAGGTCAAAACTACAAACTTAAAGAACCAAAGTACAGTGTCGAAGAAGCCAAACGGCGAGATAGTACATACGCCGTCCAAATGTATGTTCCCACAAGGCTACTCAACAAAGAAACCGGGGATATTAAAGAACAAGAAGTCTTTATTGGCGATCTGCCGTTGATGACCGATCGCGGTACTTTCATTATTAACGGTGCCGAACGGGTAATCGTCAACCAAATTGTGCGATCGCCTGGAGTTTATTACAAATCAGAAATTGATAAAAACGGTCGCCGCACCTATTCAGCTAGCTTAATTCCCAATCGGGGTGCGTGGCTGAAATTTGAAACAGACCGTAACGATCTAGTGTGGGTACGGATTGATAAAACCCGCAAACTCTCAGCCCAAGTGCTGTTAAAAGCCCTAGGTTTATCAGATAACGAAATCTTTGACGCTTTACGACACCCTGAGTATTTCCAAAAAACCATTGAAAAAGAAGGGCAATTTTCGGAAGAAGAAGCCCTAATGGAGTTATATCGCAAATTGCGTCCTGGTGAGCCACCTACAGTTTTGGGTGGACAGCAGTTGTTAGATTCCCGATTCTTCGACCCTAAACGTTACGATTTGGGTCGTGTAGGGCGCTATAAGCTCAACAAAAAATTACGGCTGTCGGTTCCTGACACCATGCGCGTCTTAACCCCTGGCGACATCTTGGCCGCAGTAGACTACCTGATCAATCTGGAATATGACATCGGTAGCATTGACGACATTGACCATTTGGGCAATCGCCGGGTGCGGAGTGTTGGTGAACTGCTACAAAACCAAGTACGTGTAGGTTTAAACCGCCTAGAGAGAATAATTCGGGAACGGATGACAGTATCCGATGCAGAAGTTCTCACCCCAGCCTCCCTAGTCAACCCCAAACCACTGGTCGCCGCCATTAAAGAATTCTTCGGCTCCAGTCAATTAAGTCAGTTCATGGATCAAACCAATCCCTTAGCAGAACTGACTCACAAACGCCGTCTCTCTGCCCTTGGCCCTGGTGGTTTAACCAGAGAAAGAGCTGGGTTTGCTGTGCGAGATATCCACCCCAGCCACTACGGACGGATTTGCCCCATTGAAACCCCAGAAGGGCCCAACGCTGGTTTGATTGGCTCCTTAGCAACCCATGCGCGGGTCAACCAATACGGCTTCTTGGAAACTCCATTTAGACCAGTGGAAAACGGTCGTGTGAGGTTTGACCTGCAGCCAGCTTACATGACTGCCGATGAAGAAGACGATTTGCGAGTTGCTCCTGGGGATATCCCAGTTGATGAAAATGGGATGATTATTGGCCCGCAAGTGCCAGTCCGCTATCGTCAGGAATTCTCTACCACCACCCCAGAGCAGGTGGATTACGTAGCAGTATCTCCCGTACAGATTGTATCGGTAGCTACGAGTATGATTCCTTTCTTGGAGCATGACGACGCAAACCGGGCATTGATGGGTTCCAACATGCAACGGCAAGCAGTACCCTTGCTCAAGCCAGAGCGTCCATTAGTGGGTACAGGCTTAGAAGCCCAAGGCGCTCGTGACTCCGGGATGGTAATTGTATCTCGTACTGATGGCGATGTGGTTTATGTCGATGCCACAACAATTCGCGTCCGCGTCAAAAACTCAAATTCAGAAATTAAGTACACCCTATCCAAGTATCAGCGTTCCAACCAAGACACCTGCCTTAACCAAAAACCCTTGGTAAGGATAGGTGAGCGTGTTGTTGCTGGTCAGGTATTAGCTGATGGCTCCTCTACAGAAGGGGGAGAATTAGCCCTGGGTCAAAATATCGTCGTCGCTTATATGCCTTGGGAAGGCTACAACTACGAAGACGCGATTTTGATTTCCGAAAGGTTAGTTCAGGATGATGTTTACACCTCAATTCACATTGAGAAATATGAAATTGAGGCGAGACAGACCAAACTGGGCCCAGAAGAAATTACCCGAGAAATTCCTAACGTTGGGGAAGATGCTTTACGGCAACTAGATGAACAAGGAATTATCCGTATTGGGGCTTGGGTAGAAGCTGGGGATATCTTAGTTGGAAAAGTTACACCCAAAGGTGAATCTGACCAACCTCCAGAAGAAAAACTACTCAGGGCAATCTTCGGGGAAAAAGCCCGGGATGTGCGCGATAACTCCCTGCGAGTTCCTAACGGTGAAAAAGGACGCGTTGTTGACGTGCGTCTATTTACCCGTGAACAAGGAGATGAACTACCACCAGGTGCCAATATGGTAGTCCGGGTGTATGTCGCCCAGAAACGAAAAATCCAAGTCGGCGACAAAATGGCAGGACGACATGGCAACAAGGGAATTATCTCCCGCATCTTGCCCTTAGAAGATATGCCTTACTTACCAGATGGTTCACCAGTAGATATCGTCCTCAACCCCTTAGGTGTACCCAGCCGGATGAATGTCGGACAGGTGTTTGAGTGTTTGTTGGGATGGGCAGGACAAAACTTAGGTGTCAGGTTTAAGATTACTCCCTTTGATGAAATGTATGGGGAAGAATCATCTCGCCGAATTGTGCATGGCAAATTGCAAGAAGCACGGGATGAAACAGGTAGAAATTGGGTATACAACCCCGATGATCCTGGCAAAATCATGGTCTTCGATGGCCGCACTGGCGAACCCTTTGACCGACCAGTAACCGTGGGCGTAGCTTATATGCTGAAGCTGGTGCACTTGGTGGATGATAAAATCCACGCCCGGTCTACAGGCCCCTACTCTCTGGTGACGCAGCAACCCTTGGGTGGTAAAGCACAACAAGGTGGTCAGCGCTTCGGAGAAATGGAAGTGTGGGCATTGGAAGCCTTTGGTGCTGCTTACACCTTGCAAGAATTGCTGACAGTGAAATCAGATGATATGCAGGGAAGAAATGAAGCCCTCAACGCCATTGTCAAAGGCAAGGCTATCCCCAGACCAGGTACGCCAGAATCCTTTAAGGTGTTGATGCGAGAACTGCAATCTTTAGGCTTAGATATTGCTGTCCACAAAGTAGAAACCCAAGCAGATGGTAGTTCTTTAGATGTGGAAGTTGATTTGATGGCAGACCAATCAGCTCGTCGCACACCACCTCGACCCACCTATGAATCTCTATCCCGTGAATCACTGGAAGATGACGAATAA
- the rpsT gene encoding 30S ribosomal protein S20 translates to MANTKSALKRAEIAERNRLRNKAYKSAVKTLMKKYLSAVQLYAANPTPELNQQVQERLAEAYSKIDKAVKRGVLHPNNGARKKSRLAHKLKPLTQTAQ, encoded by the coding sequence GTGGCGAATACAAAGTCTGCTCTCAAGCGCGCCGAAATCGCAGAACGTAATCGTTTGCGTAATAAAGCATATAAATCAGCTGTTAAGACGCTGATGAAGAAGTACCTTAGTGCAGTACAACTTTATGCTGCTAATCCCACTCCTGAATTAAATCAACAAGTACAGGAGCGGTTGGCTGAGGCTTACAGCAAAATTGATAAAGCTGTCAAGCGAGGTGTACTTCATCCCAACAATGGGGCCAGGAAAAAGTCAAGATTGGCTCATAAACTCAAACCACTTACACAAACCGCACAGTAG